The following proteins are co-located in the Candidatus Planktophila lacus genome:
- a CDS encoding N-acetylmuramoyl-L-alanine amidase, with the protein MKELSPDEIRSFQQDRGLHVTGELNDQTKRALEESRWKLGDRSLNLQPSPMMRGDDVAALQARLTEMGFNAGRVDGIFGERTESAVKEFQKSVGIKVDGKCGPATIIALIRLTKIVSGGAPAQMRESAKQRNRGPALANKVIVLDPAFGNDEAEIVYDIAQRLEGRLLALGASVFLTRGPKNVLTENEIISFSNKNSADLVISLHTDKHSNPNAHGVSTYFYGSDAHGVHSIVGERFASLVQRELCARTDLLNCRTHAKTWDLLRLTQAPAVRVDLGYLSNAGDAARLARPDFRDTLAEAFIIAIQRLYLSAEDDAKTGTLRLSDLRSAGIRR; encoded by the coding sequence ATGAAAGAACTATCTCCTGACGAGATTCGTTCTTTTCAGCAAGATCGTGGCTTGCATGTAACTGGTGAGTTAAATGACCAGACCAAACGCGCCCTTGAAGAATCTCGTTGGAAGTTAGGCGATCGTTCTCTAAATCTTCAACCATCTCCAATGATGCGCGGTGACGATGTTGCAGCACTTCAAGCGCGCCTTACTGAGATGGGTTTTAACGCCGGACGCGTTGATGGAATCTTTGGTGAGCGCACTGAATCTGCTGTTAAAGAATTTCAAAAATCAGTTGGAATTAAAGTCGATGGTAAATGTGGTCCAGCAACAATTATCGCGCTGATTCGTTTAACAAAAATTGTTTCTGGTGGAGCACCTGCGCAGATGCGCGAAAGTGCGAAGCAACGCAATCGCGGCCCTGCACTTGCAAATAAGGTAATTGTTTTGGATCCGGCTTTCGGCAATGACGAGGCAGAGATTGTTTATGACATTGCCCAACGTTTAGAAGGTCGTTTGTTAGCGCTTGGCGCCAGCGTGTTTTTAACGCGTGGGCCAAAGAATGTTTTAACAGAGAACGAGATCATCTCTTTCTCAAATAAAAATAGCGCAGACTTGGTTATCTCTTTACATACCGATAAACACTCAAACCCTAACGCACATGGGGTTTCGACTTACTTCTATGGCAGCGATGCGCATGGAGTTCATTCGATTGTTGGTGAAAGGTTTGCATCCCTTGTGCAGCGCGAACTCTGTGCGCGTACCGATTTATTAAATTGCCGAACCCATGCCAAAACTTGGGATCTGCTTCGCCTAACTCAAGCCCCAGCGGTACGTGTAGATCTTGGTTATCTATCAAACGCGGGCGATGCTGCGCGCCTGGCCCGTCCTGATTTTCGCGATACTTTGGCTGAGGCTTTTATCATTGCGATTCAACGCCTTTATCTATCGGCTGAAGATGATGCTAAAACAGGAACTTTGCGGTTATCTGACCTGCGCAGTGCGGGAATCCGTCGCTAG
- a CDS encoding ParB/RepB/Spo0J family partition protein, translating into MSAKRGGLGTNLDSLIPTSLTVAGNEVAQQNEVSVDAISPNPRQPRTIFEEGALNELIASIKEIGILQPPVVRQTSPGKYELIMGERRFRAAKAAGLKKIPVIIRQTPDNELLREALIENIHRSQLNPLEEGAAYAQLLTDFNCTHDELALKLGRSRPLISNTIRLLNLPPTVQRKVAAGVISAGHARALLGLTDQVEIEKLANRIVAEGLSVRATEEAVAIHSPKKGSTKSGKGGKSSTTGETLAAEELLSDYLDTRVSVQGVNGKGKIVIEYAGREDLQRIVDLIEGDK; encoded by the coding sequence ATGAGTGCAAAACGTGGTGGCCTTGGAACTAATTTAGATTCTTTAATTCCAACATCTCTAACTGTTGCCGGCAATGAAGTTGCGCAACAGAATGAAGTTTCAGTCGATGCAATTTCCCCTAATCCACGCCAACCGCGCACCATCTTTGAAGAGGGCGCACTAAATGAATTAATCGCATCAATTAAAGAGATCGGCATCTTGCAACCACCGGTTGTTCGCCAAACATCTCCAGGTAAATATGAATTGATTATGGGAGAGCGCCGCTTCCGCGCGGCAAAGGCTGCAGGTTTAAAGAAGATTCCAGTAATTATTCGCCAAACGCCAGATAATGAACTTTTGCGCGAAGCGTTAATTGAAAATATTCACCGCAGCCAACTTAACCCACTTGAAGAAGGCGCTGCTTACGCACAACTGCTTACCGACTTTAACTGCACACATGATGAGCTTGCGCTAAAACTTGGTCGCTCACGTCCGCTTATCTCAAACACAATCCGCCTTTTAAATCTTCCACCAACCGTGCAACGCAAAGTTGCTGCCGGAGTTATCTCAGCAGGCCATGCTCGCGCGCTACTTGGATTAACCGATCAGGTGGAGATCGAAAAACTCGCCAACCGAATCGTTGCCGAAGGTTTAAGTGTTCGCGCAACTGAAGAAGCGGTTGCAATTCACTCTCCAAAGAAGGGTTCAACCAAGAGTGGCAAGGGCGGAAAGAGTTCTACAACCGGAGAGACCCTGGCTGCCGAAGAGTTGTTAAGTGATTACCTAGATACCCGTGTAAGCGTGCAGGGCGTTAATGGCAAAGGCAAGATTGTTATTGAATATGCTGGACGCGAAGATTTACAGCGAATCGTTGATCTAATTGAGGGCGATAAGTAA
- the trxB gene encoding thioredoxin-disulfide reductase: MVKDLVIVGSGPAGYTAAIYAARAQLNPVIYEGSVTAGGALMNTTEVENFPGFVDGVMGPDLMDSMRKQAKRFGAELITDDVVEMDLSGDIKIIKDGSGNTVQAKAVILAMGSAYKEIGLENEKRLSGRGVSWCATCDGFFFRDQTIAVVGGGDSAVEEATFLTKFASKVVLIHRRDSLRASKIMAERAFANPKIEMLWNTEVTDVLGADKVEALELRNMVTGEVIKRDFTGLFVAIGHIPRSELVTSQVTLNEEGYVSVEGRSTRTNVKGVFACGDLVDFTYRQAITAAGSGCQAALDAEKFLSH, encoded by the coding sequence ATGGTAAAAGATCTCGTAATTGTTGGTTCTGGTCCTGCCGGATATACCGCTGCTATATATGCAGCGCGCGCGCAATTAAATCCAGTTATTTATGAAGGTTCAGTTACTGCAGGTGGCGCGCTGATGAATACCACTGAAGTAGAAAATTTTCCTGGCTTTGTGGATGGCGTAATGGGCCCAGATCTAATGGACAGCATGCGCAAGCAAGCAAAGCGTTTCGGTGCAGAGTTGATCACCGATGATGTTGTTGAAATGGATTTATCCGGCGATATCAAAATTATTAAAGATGGTTCGGGAAATACCGTTCAAGCTAAAGCGGTAATCCTTGCAATGGGTTCTGCCTATAAAGAAATCGGTTTAGAGAATGAGAAGCGTTTATCTGGTCGCGGCGTTTCATGGTGCGCAACTTGCGATGGTTTCTTCTTCCGCGATCAAACAATTGCAGTTGTCGGTGGCGGAGACTCTGCTGTTGAAGAAGCAACTTTCTTAACAAAATTTGCCTCAAAGGTTGTTTTGATCCACCGCCGAGATTCACTTCGCGCCTCAAAAATTATGGCAGAGCGCGCCTTTGCAAATCCAAAGATTGAAATGCTCTGGAATACCGAAGTTACAGATGTACTTGGCGCAGACAAAGTTGAGGCGTTAGAACTTCGCAACATGGTTACCGGTGAAGTAATTAAGCGAGATTTCACCGGGTTATTTGTTGCTATCGGGCATATTCCGCGTAGTGAACTTGTTACATCTCAAGTAACGCTAAATGAAGAGGGTTATGTTTCAGTAGAGGGTCGCTCAACGCGTACCAACGTTAAGGGCGTCTTTGCCTGCGGCGATCTTGTCGATTTCACATATCGTCAGGCGATCACTGCAGCAGGGTCGGGATGCCAAGCGGCGTTAGACGCTGAAAAATTCCTCTCCCACTAG
- a CDS encoding PLP-dependent aminotransferase family protein: MSEVSVRYQTGVPQNLEQRFATRAAGMLPSEIRSLFAVASRPEIVSLAGGMPNLSALPMEMMAGVVNQLILNNGAEALQYGSGQGHPKLREQICDVMALEGIRANPDDVVVTTGSQQALDLISRIFIDPGDVVLVEAPSYVGALGTFRQYEASVVHVEMDMNGLVPDALRVAIKSVRAAGRKVKFLYLIPNYQNPTGVLLPADRRTEILNICREEGIFVVEDNPYGLLGFDRPSPNAMRAEDSENVIYLGSFSKTIASGLRIGWALVPQSLKDKLVIASESSILCPSNFTQLTISSYLADQPWRDQIASFCELYKVRRDAMLESLEQYFPAEATWTKPGGGFYVWVNLPPEIDTKAMMPKAIVAKVAYVPGNAFYADGFGSWSMRLSYCHPTPERIREGVKALGGIVTQEMSRRGTALQ, encoded by the coding sequence ATGTCTGAGGTATCAGTTCGCTATCAAACCGGTGTACCGCAAAATCTAGAACAACGTTTTGCAACCCGCGCTGCCGGAATGTTGCCTTCTGAAATTCGTTCGCTTTTTGCTGTTGCATCTCGTCCAGAGATTGTTTCGCTGGCCGGTGGAATGCCAAATCTTTCAGCGCTTCCAATGGAGATGATGGCTGGCGTTGTTAATCAGTTAATCCTTAATAATGGCGCTGAAGCTCTGCAATACGGCAGCGGCCAAGGACATCCAAAACTTCGCGAGCAAATCTGCGACGTTATGGCCCTTGAAGGAATTCGCGCTAATCCTGATGACGTTGTTGTTACAACGGGTTCACAGCAAGCACTTGATTTGATTTCACGAATTTTTATCGATCCCGGCGATGTTGTATTGGTAGAAGCGCCTTCTTATGTTGGTGCGCTCGGAACATTTAGACAATATGAGGCATCTGTAGTCCATGTTGAGATGGATATGAACGGCCTGGTTCCAGATGCTCTGCGCGTAGCGATTAAATCTGTCCGCGCAGCTGGTCGCAAAGTTAAATTCTTATATTTGATTCCAAATTACCAAAATCCAACAGGTGTATTGCTGCCGGCGGATCGCCGCACTGAAATTCTTAATATTTGTCGCGAAGAAGGAATCTTTGTTGTTGAAGATAACCCTTACGGACTTCTTGGCTTTGATCGCCCATCACCAAATGCGATGCGCGCTGAAGATTCAGAGAACGTTATCTATCTAGGCTCATTCTCAAAGACAATTGCCTCAGGTTTGCGTATCGGTTGGGCGCTAGTTCCGCAATCGCTAAAGGATAAATTGGTAATTGCATCTGAATCATCAATTCTCTGCCCATCAAACTTTACGCAGCTAACTATCTCTAGCTACCTTGCTGATCAACCATGGCGCGATCAGATCGCATCATTCTGCGAGCTATATAAGGTTCGTCGCGATGCGATGCTTGAATCACTTGAGCAATATTTTCCTGCTGAGGCTACTTGGACTAAACCAGGTGGCGGTTTCTATGTTTGGGTTAACTTGCCACCAGAGATCGACACTAAAGCGATGATGCCAAAGGCGATCGTTGCCAAGGTCGCCTATGTTCCAGGAAATGCTTTCTATGCAGATGGTTTTGGATCTTGGTCGATGCGACTTTCTTACTGCCACCCAACTCCTGAGCGAATCCGCGAAGGCGTTAAAGCACTTGGTGGAATTGTGACGCAGGAAATGTCGCGTCGCGGTACAGCGCTTCAGTAA
- the trxA gene encoding thioredoxin — translation MSAGKVTAANFDEVVLKSSKPVLVDFWAEWCGPCRAVGPILDEIATEHGDKLTIVKLNTDEESAIAIKYGVTSIPMLNVYVNGEVVKTIIGAKPKPALLKELEGFI, via the coding sequence ATGAGCGCAGGAAAAGTAACCGCAGCCAATTTCGATGAGGTCGTACTCAAGAGCAGCAAGCCAGTTCTTGTTGATTTCTGGGCTGAGTGGTGTGGCCCTTGCCGCGCAGTTGGACCAATCCTTGATGAGATCGCAACTGAGCACGGCGACAAGCTCACTATCGTGAAGTTAAATACCGATGAAGAGTCAGCTATCGCGATCAAATACGGAGTTACATCAATTCCAATGCTCAACGTTTATGTAAACGGTGAAGTTGTAAAGACAATTATTGGTGCAAAGCCAAAGCCGGCGCTTCTAAAAGAGCTCGAAGGCTTCATCTAA